GACAGAGAAGGCAATGAACATACCGTCATGTATCGCGATTTTGTTGCGCGGATTTTTCAGCATGAGCATGACCATCTGGTCGGAAAAGTCTTTTTAGACCGCATAGAGTCGACATTCGATGTTGTGATGGAAAAGGAGTATCAACGCCTAATGAGCGATGAAAAAGGAGAAAGAAGTTGAAAACACGAATCTATTACGACGATACCGATGCAGGTGGTGTGGTGTACCATGCCAATTACCTGAAATTTTGCGAGCGCGCGAGGAGCGATCTTTTTTATGAAAAAGGGAAAAGTCCTGCTGTGAATGGTGGGCATTTTGTGGTGACGCATCTTGAAGCGGATTTTATAAAGTCGGCAAAATTGGGTGATGTGATCGAAGTGAAAACCAAGCTGTTACTCCTGAAAAATGCTTCGCTTATTTTGCAACAAGAGGTATGGAGAGAGGAGGTCAAACTCTTTGCAATGACTTCCACTCTTGCGTATGTTAAAGAGGGGAAGCCATGCAAAATTGATGAAGAGACAAAAGCCTTTTTTAGAGAATTTTTCATTTAATTTCCGCGAATAAACTCATTGCGACCGGGTTGGTAGAGTGAGGTGTTATAGACCACTTGGTTGCCGGTGATGGTTTCTTTGAATGTGCGTTGAATGGTTCCATTGAAAAACTGCTGACACAGATAATCAGCGCCAATGGACGTTGAGTAATTGACCCAGTCATAGACGATGTCATGTCCAAACATCGTGTTGATCTCTTCGAGAGCTGCGGGTGCTTTTTGTATGGAGTTGGCGATGTACATTTGATCACGATCTTCATACTGCGTCAGTGTTAAAAGCAGTGGATTGTAATTGACTTGGGTTGAAAGAAGCATGTAAGGATGAATGTCATTGGAGCGAAGTTGCGATGCAATGAGGCTTGAGGTTACGAGCTGTGTATTGAGATAAAGCGATGCGTTATTGAGGGAGCCATTGCCTTTAAACATCTGCCTAAAATTCGCTTTGGGGCTCTCTACGCGTTTTTCATACACAACGCGATTGCTGTTCTTCTTCACTAAAGCATTGAGTTGGTAACTCAGACCACTGCCATCTTCAAAGGTGCCGACTCTCTCATTGGCTTTTCCTGCCAAAAGGGCGATTTGCTGGTCATAATCAATCCCACCAAAAATAATGTTAGCCCCAGAACTTCGCACATTGGAGCTGTGCAGTGTGGGGATAAAAACAAGGGTATCTGTGACACGACTGGCGATAATATTGGCGCCTTCGGCAGTGACAGGTGCAATGATGTAGTGGTATCCGCCTGCTTGAATGTCAGAAAGCGCTTTGGCGATCGACTCTTCTTTTTCATCGCCTGAGTTAAAGACGTTCAGATCAAAGTAGTAGTTTTTATACAAAAGATAAGAAATAACGGAGTTTACAGAGGTAATCGCATATTTTTTAATGGTTTTTTGAGGTACTAAAACAGCGATCTTAATCATCGTGCTATCATCATTAAGTGGTTTTGGCATTGGTGCTGCGATGACAGGCTCAAAAGGTTGATCGGATGTCGGCTCAACGCTGGTACTCGGTGTGGGTGTCGCCATGGCAAGTGTTGTGGAGCTAATCGTTGAGTCAATCACAATGGGAGCAGAAGGCGGTAAGGTTTCCGATGGGGGTATTTCAGAACCTGGATAGGTTGCGGTGCTTTTTTGATTGATTGCTACGCCTTTTTTTGCGTTGGAAGAGATATTGTACGTTGTTGGTTTGTAGGGTACAGGTGCTTGGTTTGTGGCGGTACAACCTGCAAAAAGAAATAAACTGAGGGTGAGGGGCAACCAAAGTTTCATAACATGCTCCTTATTTTTAACATATCTGCAAAAACCTCTTTTTTGCTACTGGGGTTTCGCAGTAAAAAACTGGGATGGAACGTTGGGATCAATTTGGCTTCACCAAAATTGAGCACCGATCCTCTTATTTTATCAATAGGTGTATCATATTCTCCTGTGAGATGATGAAAACTGGTCGATCCAAGGGCGACAATAATTTTGGGTCGAATGGTTTGGATCTGTTGCATCAGATAAGGTTTGCAACACGCAACTTCTTCGGGTGTCGGAACGCGATTGTCAGGTGTTTTACACTTTAAAATCGTGGTCACATAGACCTCTTCTTTAGGAATCAACAAGACATTTTCGATCATCTTTGCTAGCAGTTCACCACTTTTTCCTGTGAACAGTGTGCCTGTTTCATCTTCACTGACACCAGGACTATCCCCGATGAACATCACCTTGGCGTGCAGATTTCCTGCGCCAAAAATGACATTTTTACGACTTTTAGCAAGGGCACAGAGATGACACCCTGCAACGCTACTTTTAAGCTCTTCTAAGTTGTTCGAGAGGGTGGGCTGTTTGCTCAAAGAGAGTGGTCTATACTCTTGGAAGAATTCAAATCCCATGGCTCGGTACTGGTATAAAAGTTTTAAAAGTCGTATTTTTTCAATTTGAGTCATTCTTATATGGTAGCCAAGCGGGAGTTAAAATATCCTTATTCAACGTCGCAGTACTCTAATGAGGGGATACTAGGCTTTTTCAGGTCATGGTTGTTGGCGATAAAAAGCGTTTTAAGGTGGGTGAGGTTTTGGATGGAGTTTGGAAGGGAACTGAGGAGGTTTTCTTCAACATCGAGCTCATAAAGACTGACCAGATTGCCGATGCACTCTGGAAGCGTGCTAAGGCGGTTGGCACTTAGGTCTAAGGAGGTGAGTTTTGCAAGCGTGCACAGTGCGGCTGGAACCTGTTCAAGTAGGTTGTTTTCCAGTGAGAGAATTTGCAAATCTTCTAATTTGGAGAGATCAAAGTCGATGGAAGAGAGATGATTGGATGCAAGGTTGAGTTTGACCAGCATATCGTGCGCTTCTAGGGAAGGAAGGTTTTTTAAAAGATTGCCCTCCAAGATGAGCGTTTCAAGCTCTTTTATCTCACCGAGTGACTCGGGTAAGGTGGTCAGTTTATTGAACGAAAGATCTAAAAAATAGAGCGATTGCATGGAACCAAAGACTTCAGGTAAACGCTCAAAATAGTTGGTATCTAAGCTTACATGTAAAAGTTTTTTGAGGTTTTTAAACGCTAGATCAAGGTGGCTCAGACGGTTCACGGCAAGGGTCAGTCGGGTGAGATTTGTGAGATCATAAAAGCTTTGAGGAAGCGTGTTAAGTTGATTGCCATTGAGATTTAAAATCACCAAAGAACGAAGCGCTCCAAAATTTTCAGGAAGACTTTCCAACAGGTTATTTTCACACTGTAAATTGCGAAGATTTTTAAGCGAGCAAATGCTTTTTGGAAGCTCTCTTAAGCGG
Above is a genomic segment from Sulfurospirillum halorespirans DSM 13726 containing:
- a CDS encoding YbgC/FadM family acyl-CoA thioesterase, translating into MKTRIYYDDTDAGGVVYHANYLKFCERARSDLFYEKGKSPAVNGGHFVVTHLEADFIKSAKLGDVIEVKTKLLLLKNASLILQQEVWREEVKLFAMTSTLAYVKEGKPCKIDEETKAFFREFFI
- a CDS encoding leucine-rich repeat domain-containing protein; this encodes MNEQIRDFAQWIKSQGLEHTLPRELSKLENLTTLDLNRKKLKSLPESIGALQNLSVLKISGNRLRELPKSICSLKNLRNLQCENNLLESLPENFGALRSLVILNLNGNQLNTLPQSFYDLTNLTRLTLAVNRLSHLDLAFKNLKKLLHVSLDTNYFERLPEVFGSMQSLYFLDLSFNKLTTLPESLGEIKELETLILEGNLLKNLPSLEAHDMLVKLNLASNHLSSIDFDLSKLEDLQILSLENNLLEQVPAALCTLAKLTSLDLSANRLSTLPECIGNLVSLYELDVEENLLSSLPNSIQNLTHLKTLFIANNHDLKKPSIPSLEYCDVE
- a CDS encoding uracil-DNA glycosylase yields the protein MTQIEKIRLLKLLYQYRAMGFEFFQEYRPLSLSKQPTLSNNLEELKSSVAGCHLCALAKSRKNVIFGAGNLHAKVMFIGDSPGVSEDETGTLFTGKSGELLAKMIENVLLIPKEEVYVTTILKCKTPDNRVPTPEEVACCKPYLMQQIQTIRPKIIVALGSTSFHHLTGEYDTPIDKIRGSVLNFGEAKLIPTFHPSFLLRNPSSKKEVFADMLKIRSML